From a single Solenopsis invicta isolate M01_SB chromosome 4, UNIL_Sinv_3.0, whole genome shotgun sequence genomic region:
- the LOC105195743 gene encoding DNA-binding protein D-ETS-6 — MVTEKNSPLSNCEHFSKFEHRASNAKMTDSESNSVSESKSKEGISDKRTLSNCKQTHMMSPQIHGTYNVEMVEHETTSETDEEPDGHQESEQTMVPSDPSKWTSSHINEWISWCSRTFAIRLGSIATILPSTGKELLQLTLQNWQDIGGSEGGILARHLAHLRLQATGVYTPGLLQENEDSERTERFSLLQRTCSLIGSTAGAGGSGAVGGGQVQLWQFLLELLSDSSNSSCIAWEGSNGEFKLTDPDEVARRWGERKSKPNMNYDKLSRALRYYYDKNIMTKVHGKRYVYKFDFHGLRMACQSQAGIMLEASTSSRVTNASCHPHHQTPRAHRLYPVGPAQHSVPSSLQSEPSPSSQQQPPPPLPPPHYWQYRYSPPT, encoded by the exons ATGGTCACGGAAAAAAATAGTCCTTTGTCGAATTGTgaacatttctcaaaatttgaACATCGTGCATCAAATGCTAAAATGACAGATTCTGAATCAAATTCAGTATCAGAATCGAAATCGAAGGAAGGTATAAGTGATAAGAGAACACTCTCGAACTGCAAACAAACTCATATGATGTCTCCACAAATACATGGAACATACAACGTTGAAATGGTGGAACACGAAACTACATCTGAAACTGACGAAGAGCCCGACGGCCATCAGGAATCCGAGCAAACTATGGTGCCGTCtg ATCCGTCCAAGTGGACTTCGAGTCACATAAACGAATGGATCTCATGGTGCAGTCGGACATTCGCCATAAGACTGGGATCCATCGCAACGATACTCCCGTCGACCGGCAAAGAATTGTTGCAATTAACACTACAAAATTGGCAGGATATCGGTGGATCAGAAGGTGGTATCCTAGCGAGACACTTGGCGCATCTTCGTTTACAAGCCACTGGTGTATATACTCCAGGTTTACTGCAAGAGAACGAAGATAGTGAGAGAACTG AAAGGTTCAGCCTCCTACAACGCACTTGCTCGCTGATTGGATCAACGGCTGGAGCCGGTGGCTCGGGGGCGGTCGGAGGCGGACAGGTTCAGCTCTGGCAATTCCTGCTGGAGCTGCTCTCGGATTCGTCCAACTCGTCCTGCATCGCGTGGGAGGGTTCAAACGGAGAATTTAAGCTCACCGATCCGGACGAAGTCGCACGCCGTTGGGGTGAGCGCAAGAGCAAACCTAACATGAATTACGACAAGCTGTCACGTGCGTTGAG ATATTACTACGACAAGAATATAATGACAAAAGTTCACGGTAAACGTTACGTTTACAAGTTCGATTTTCATGGTTTGAGGATGGCTTGTCAGTCGCAAGCTGGCATTATGTTGGAAGCATCAACGTCGTCGCGTGTAACAAATGCGAGCTGTCATCCTCATCATCAGACTCCTCGCGCTCATCGTTTATATCCAGTTGGACCTGCTCAGCACTCCGTACCATCCTCTTTACAATCGGAACCATCGCCTTCCAGTCAACAACAGCCACCGCCACCGTTGCCACCACCTCATTATTGGCAATATCGATATTCACCACCGACATAA
- the LOC105195742 gene encoding 40S ribosomal protein S12 translates to MSDVENDDVPSVMAAGGSMDVNTALQEVLKNSLIHDGVVHGLHEAAKALDKRQAMLCILADNCDEPMYKKLVQALCNEHQIPLIKVDNNKKLGEWAGLCKIDSAGKARKVVGCSCVVVKDFGEDTPAKDVLMEYLKQSTVH, encoded by the exons ATGTCTGACGTAGAAAA TGATGATGTGCCATCCGTTATGGCGGCGGGTGGTAGCATGGACGTTAATACTGCACTGCAGGAggttttgaaaaattctcttattCACGACGGTGTTGTGCACGGACTTCATGAAGCTGCTAAAGCTTTAGACAA aAGGCAAGCTATGCTCTGTATCCTGGCAGATAATTGCGATGAACCGATGTATAAAAAATTGGTTCAAGCGTTATGCAATGAACATCAAATTCCACTGATAAAAGTAGATAATAACAAAAAGTTAGGTGAATGGGCTGGCTTATGTAAAATTGACAGCGCAGGCAAAGCGCGCAAAGTGGTTGGCTGCTCCTGTGTCGTTGTAAAG GATTTCGGTGAAGATACACCTGCTAAGGATGTTCTAATGGAATATCTTAAACAAAGCACTGTACATTaa
- the LOC105195740 gene encoding zinc finger MYND domain-containing protein 10 codes for MADQMEYIVPPWEIEVYVQSLNVSDLENVGTKSWLDFHKRLTLLNQQSVLEITGLREESVMEWFISLKKIPILVYEAIQIDIWKHKVFPLLIDLNGEPTNTFMLYSVFYHEVIAISLLENILFHSDSAQTLDDTVIDLIDYTVQRVTTLLDGKTSEIYEKSEIRDTNSCLEEIVEKQRAFEFDIGMRCISILHYLIEILDSLPLCAVSRMLAIYDIPYLFAQLIENQPWKKQNEDGEMLMYETSWRKIKTSETGKINKREGQVWFGLRELLLNPKCSPYYEITEHRLSQLSKLQRHLHEDVLDQIAPLIELKRWLSYLNISPAMSSSKSCPVHIEVIPQIKSSILEKYHKKWKKLARHQAKFLFTTDASYIKDAAQILSDVYDLDKLDRIEAKKCLVCQEASKKRCSKCKEAWYCSRECQVKDWENHKNICNIISTKNSTDNTDA; via the exons atggcagATCAGATGGAATACATAGTACCGCCATGGGAAATCGAAGTTTACGTGCAGAGCTTGAACGTTTCGGATCTCGAAAACGTCGGTACAAAGAG TTGGTTAGATTTCCACAAGAGATTGACGTTGCTAAACCAGCAGAGCGTGCTCGAGATAACGGGGCTGCGCGAGGAGAGCGTTATGGAATGGTTTATCTCGTTGaagaaa ATTCCTATTCTTGTGTATGAAGCTATACAAATCGACATATGGAAGCACAAAGTGTTCCCACTTTTGATCGATCTTAATGGCGAGCCGACAAACACATTCATGTTGTACAGCGTATTCTATCACGAAGTCATTGCGATTTCGCTattggaaaatatattatttcatagtGACAGCGCGCAAACGTTGGATGATACGGTGATTGATCTCATCGATTATACCGTTCAACGTGTAACGACGCTTCTTGATGGGAAAACGTcagaaatatatgaaaaatccGAAATTAGAGATACTAA TTCTTGCTTGGAAGAAATAGTGGAGAAACAAAGGGCATTCGAATTTGATATCGGAATGCGATGTATCTCAATTCTTCACTATCTAATAGAAATTTTGGATAGCTTGCCCCTTTGTGCAGTTTCGCGTATGCTGGCTATATATGACATTCCATATTTATTCGCACAACTGATAGAAAATCAACCGTGGAAAAAGCAAAACGAGGATg GCGAGATGCTAATGTACGAGACCAGTTGGAGGAAAATAAAAACGAGTGAAActggaaaaattaataaaagagagGGACAAGTATGGTTTGGTTTGCGAGAATTACTTCTCAATCCAAAATGTTCTCCGTACTACGAAATTACAGAGCATAGACTGTCCCAGCTATCAAAG TTACAGAGACATTTACATGAAGATGTACTCGATCAAATTGCTCCTTTGATAGAACTTAAGCGATGgctatcttatttaaatatatcgcCAGCAATGTCATCCTCAAAGTCCTGTCCGGTTCATATCGAAGTTATACCGCAG ATAAAATCaagtattttggaaaaatatcataaaaagtGGAAAAAACTAGCTAGACATCAGGCCAAGTTCCTATTTACAACAGATGCGAGTTATATTAAGGATGCTGCACAAATTTTAAGTGATGTGTATGATTTGGATAAGTTAGATCGTATAGAAGCGAAAAAGTGTTTGGTATGTCAAGAAGCATCTAAGAAACGATGTTCCAAATGCAAAGAGGCTTGGTATTGCAGCAG agaGTGTCAAGTGAAAGATTGGGAAAATCATAAAAACATTTGCAATATAATTAGTACTAAAAACAGCACTGATAATACAGATGcttaa
- the LOC105195739 gene encoding DET1 homolog, which translates to MTARESRIESVADPCPVNPRRIGPQNVVVRLRRRETMGCPFPGTHVHCARQFYQNVFPNFTVMNVEKPPCFLRKFSPDGRYLVAFSADQTSIEVYEYRGASAAADLLADCEGEYIGHKNDDCSFHIRSNIFARFFKVKWVINVVESNQQLNRECSLFTDDARYVIVGSAAHIPEELRPHFYQIYSNNEALTPNPRSPLEDYSLHLVDLKGGKLCDTRHFKVDKIYLSHNQGLYLYKDILAVMSVQHQTIHIFQILDGMFINVRTIGRFCMEDDAYLVTSAFPGINCRPFKDVAINSLKHRLLVYLYKRADYISYVTKDPYELRRFYQYFDQLNSLRMWKMQLLDTNHILVRYASEEVATLQANEPNAQPALLVVYDMVTAKILAAYDNASTQLLTQFENFSDFFRNARMSTDCQYMCSPSNNIYARLLQQRFKQTIISARYGGITEATKRLLAQLPICAQSYSSSPYLDLALFCYDEKWVSMMERPKACGEHPIRFYARDSGLLKFRMYAGMLGRTAPTAARRLVAFTFHPTDPFAISVQRTNAEYIVSFHVRHV; encoded by the exons ATGACGGCGCGGGAGAGCAGGATCGAATCCGTAGCGGATCCTTGCCCCGTCAATCCCCGCAGGATCGGTCCGCAGAACGTGGTGGTACGTTTAAGACGCAGAGAGACGATGGGCTGCCCGTTCCCGGGCACCCACGTGCACTGCGCGCGGCAATTCTACCAAAACGTCTTTCCCAACTTCACTGTGATGAACGTGGAGAAACCGCCGTGTTTTCTCCGCAAGTTTAGCCCGGACGGGAGGTACTTAGTAGCGTTCAGCGCGGATCAGACGTCGATCGAGGTGTACGAGTACCGCGGAGCGTCGGCTGCCGCAGACTTACTGGCCGATTGCGAAGGCGAGTACATCGGCCACAAGAACGACGACTGTAGCTTTCACATACGAAGTAATATCTTCGCACGCTTCTTCAAG GTAAAGTGGGTTATAAATGTAGTAGAAAGCAACCAGCAATTGAACAGAGAATGCAGTCTTTTTACCGATGACGCTCGCTACGTGATCGTGGGCTCGGCCGCTCATATCCCCGAGGAACTGAGGCCACACTTTTATCAG ATTTACTCTAATAACGAAGCGCTGACACCAAACCCTAGATCACCACTCGAGGATTACAGCCTACATCTTGTTGACTTAAAAGGTGGAAAGCTGTGTGACACAAGACACTTCAAAGTGGATAAAATCTACTTGTCACATAATCAAG gtttatatttgtataaagatattttagCAGTTATGTCTGTGCAGCATCAAACGATACATATCTTTCAAATTCTTGATGGCATGTTTATTAATGTCAGAACAATAGGaag GTTTTGTATGGAAGACGATGCATATTTAGTGACAAGTGCTTTTCCTGGGATTAATTGTCGGCCATTTAAAGATGTTGCAATTAATAGTCTAAAACACAGATTActtgtatatttatacaaaagagCTGACTATATAAGTTATGTGACTAAAGATCCTTATGAATTAAGacgattttatcaatattttgatCAG CTAAATTCACTACGAATGTGGAAGATGCAGTTGTTAGATACAAATCATATCTTGGTAAGATATGCAAGTGAAGAAGTAGCGACGTTACAAGCAAACGAACCAAATGCACAGCCAGCTCTGTTAGTGGTTTATGATATGGTTACGGCGAAAATTTTGGCAGCTTATGACAACGCATCAACTCAATTGTTAACTCAATTCGAAAACTTTAGCGACTTTTTTAGAAATGCTAGAATGAGCACGGATTGTCAGTACATGTGCTCGCcatctaataatatatatgcCAG ATTGCTACAACAAAGATTTAAGCAAACAATAATAAGCGCTAGATACGGAGGTATTACCGAAGCCACAAAGAGACTGCTTGCTCAGTTACCAATATGCGCACAATCTTATTCCAGTTCGCCATATCTTGACTTAGCGTTATTTTGCTATGATGAAAAATGGGTATCTATGATGGAACGCCCTAAAGCGTGCGGGGAACATCCAATACG ctTTTATGCACGTGATTCGGGTCTCTTAAAATTCAGAATGTATGCCGGTATGTTGGGACGAACAGCACCAACGGCTGCGAGACGATTAGTAGCATTCACTTTCCATCCAACGGATCCATTTGCAATTTCGGTACAACGCACTAATGCGGAATATATTGTTAGTTTTCATGTTAGGCATGTCTAG
- the LOC105195738 gene encoding uncharacterized protein LOC105195738: MKGNNSKDTTMSPRKELRHDMITFLSTKKDKLLSYQFKFPITPINQCPRKNKFQFQYRSKSWLCDTSNAVSWLSSPNSSSDYISFDTYKSMPSRSAKIMRALSSTCSSFRNESTGIRKSLNFDSTPSPKRNSSYDGSSTSSINADTPSSILNSSSTDSIDSNVPIASVESIDENQNRTPQQNRKRVNKSNDRTDRKDNIRSRTSYLMSLLEKGLDEGINRLSNRVITTSTPRNLAQEFNQEIGHDRPHTPENMIDVIPESISAIKKSHKKDKWYSHEEQSSIQRMDVSLQDDNSNSKIKKTDIIAKASCSTAAENESQKKNRNIKRTLIYNDERPDVILDFNHSIQQKIMTEYDLLPSGLDKTETEMQEIDSNDCESLEESMQVDDLINNDKDLSKESICDKETRELSLQKDSGICNVSMINERMEQAPECNSSTSQDANKVVTPENHVNMLKHVLTESIKKSHKKMKHTNRKTLFKMKDLQKMEKEMELTESEISIEDACHDTQDINNQTADIIHLSSPENLEFDRPGTPENVSSSRLLVLDFNSVKKSHKKDKRSKKTSSFVEHCNYEYRKRNSRYGEENIDEILYRDKFLGLKDSSDMLPKKKKKSISTSLHSSTPKVPSDFKLLGCKNLDEEFKIHTPIKKPPILLTVTSHDEISQEENKLAQATSKEIDCSRCVTPVGRFKELRKKDPSSERDNVKKLETNTSVSKVVDTPNRKDENGRSTPINMSTTELLCNVNSIKKSHKKDKHDRNKKPISKKKRSYVEENRHSKFANSEIMLEECSLPLMHHNYRAEKEICIIMRDKEKNESYKEIAYDDPQPSTSRGDNIESAKKTTKSKYLNTPPNSSDAVNLRKLLYTTSIKKSHKKERNMNAQTKYIFMSQDPELSDDGSIFDEADRLNFIENEISTM; this comes from the exons ATGAAAGGCAACAATAGCAAAGACACTACTATGAGCCCAAGAAAGGAATTAAGACATGATATGATTACATTTTTGTCGACAAAAAAAGACAAGCTTTTATCTTATCAATTTAAATTCCCCATAACGCCAATCAATCAATGTCcgcgaaaaaataaatttcaatttcaatacaGATCTAAATCTTGGCTCTGTGATACTAGCAATGCAGTTAGTTGGCTATCCTCACCAAATTCGAGTTCGGACTATATTTCTTTTGACACATACAAGTCAATGCCATCCAGATCAGCTAAAATAATGAGAGCACTCAGCTCTACTTGTAGTTCCTTTCGTAATGAGAGTACAGGAATAAGGAAATCATTAAACTTTGACTCGACTCCAAGTCCAAAGAGGAACAGCAGTTATGATGGAAGTTCAACCAGTTCGATCAACGCTGACACACCATCGTCAATATTAAATTCAAGCTCGACCGATTCCATCGACAGTAACGTTCCAATTGCGTCTGTGGAATCCATCGATGAAAATCAGAATCGAACGCCTCAACAAAATCGAAAACGTGTCAATAAATCAAATGATAGAACTGACAGAAAAGACAATATTCGATCAAGGACGTCTTATTTAATGTCGTTACTTGAAAAGGGACTGGATGAAGGAATCAATAGACTATCCAATCGTGTTATAACTACGAGTACACCCAGAAATTTAGCTCAGGAATTTAACCAAGAAATAGGCCATGATAGACCACATACACCTGAAAATATGATAGATGTAATTCCAGAAAGTATAAGTGCTATTAAAAAGAGTCACAAGAAG gaTAAATGGTACAGTCATGAAGAACAGTCATCTATTCAGCGGATGGATGTTTCTCTACAAGATGATAACTccaattcaaaaataaagaaaacagatATAATTGCTAAAGCTAGTTGTAGCACTGCTGCTGAAAATGAAtctcagaaaaaaaatagaaatattaaaagaacaCTAATCTACAATGACGAAAGACCTGACGTTATATTAGATTTTAATCACAGTATACAACAGAAAATTATGACAGAATATGATTTATTGCCAAGTGGATTGGACAAAACGGAAACTGAAATGCAAGAGATTGATTCTAATGATTGTGAGAGTCTTGAAGAAAGTATGCAAGTTGATGAtctgatcaataatgataaagatCTTTCCAAGGAAAGTATTTGTGATAAAGAAACAAGAGAGTTATCTTTGCAAAAAGATTCAGGTATTTGTAATGTCAGTATGATAAATGAGAGAATGGAACAGGCTCCAGAATGTAATTCAAGTACTTCTCAGGATGCTAATAAAGTAGTTACACCTGAAAACCATGTAAACATGTTAAAGCATGTATTGACAGAATCGATTAAAAAATCGCATAAGAAGATGAAACATACAaatagaaaaacattatttaaaatgaaagatcttcaaaaaatggaaaaagaaatggaattaACAGAATCTGAAATATCCATAGAAGATGCTTGTCATGATACTCAAGATATTAACAATCAGACTGCCGATATTATTCACTTGTCAAGCCCAGAGAATCTCGAATTCGATCGTCCAGGCACACCTGAAAATGTTAGTTCAAGCAGACTCTTGGTGCTTGATTTTAATTCAGTTAAAAAGTCACATAAGAAAGATAAGCGTAGCAAAAAGACTTCCAGTTTTGTTGAACACTGTAATTACGAATATCGTAAGAGAAACAGCAGATATGGAGAGGAAAACATTGACGAAATCTTATATAGGGATAAGTTTCTTGGATTAAAAGATTCATCTGACATGCTGcctaaaaagaagaagaagtcGATAAGCACGTCCTTGCATAGTAGTACACCCAAGGTACCAAGTGACTTCAAGCTTTTGGGATGCAAAAATTTAGATGAGGAATTTAAGATTCATACGCCTATTAAAAAGCCGCCGATCCTGCTTACTGTCACGAGTCATGACGAGATATCGCAGGAAGAAAATAAACTTGCACAAGCGACATCAAAAGAGATTGATTGTTCTAGATGTGTGACACCAGTTGGACGTTTCAAAGAATTGAGGAAAAAAGATCCTTCATCAGAACGcgataacgttaaaaaattggaGACTAATACAAGCGTTTCGAAAGTAGTGGATACTCCAAATCGAAAAGATGAAAATGGTAGATCAACCCCGATAAATATGTCGACGACAGAACTGCTTTGCAAcgtaaattctattaaaaagtcACATAAGAAAGACAAGCATGATCGTAACAAGAAACCGATTTCAAAGAAGAAACGATCATATGTCGAAGAAAATAGGCACAGTAAATTTGCAAATAGTGAAATAATGTTGGAAGAATGTTCTTTACCCTTGATGCATCACAATTATCGCgctgaaaaagaaatttgtattattatgcGTGATAAGGAAAAGAACGAAAGTTATAAAGAGATTGCTTATGACGACCCTCAACCGTCCACGAGTCGAGGAGATAATATTGAAAGTGCAAAAAAAACCACAAAATCAAAGTATCTGAATACACCTCCAAATAGCTCGGATGCAGTGAATTTAAGGAAATTACTGTATACAACTTCCATTAAAAAGTCTCACAAAAAGGAACGCAACATGAACGCACAAACTAAGTACATTTTCATGAGTCAGGATCCCGAATTATCTGATGATGGATCAATATTTGACGAAGCAGAtagattgaattttattgaaaacgaGATATCGACAATGTAA
- the LOC105195737 gene encoding 60S acidic ribosomal protein P2: MRYVAAYMLAVLGGKASPSQNDIEKILSSVGIETDAEKLKKVISELNGKSMDELISKGREKLSSMPVGGAVAAGAPAAPAGGAAAPVEEKKEEKKPAKEESESEDDDMGFGLFD; this comes from the exons ATGCGTTACGTGGCCGCTTACATGCTGGCTGTTTTGGGAGGCAAAGCCTCACCAAGCCAAAATGACATTGAAAAGATCCTGTCATCGGTAGGAATTGAAACTGATGCTGAGAAACTGAAGAAGGTCATCTCTGAACTGAATGGAAAGTCGATGGATGAACTAATCTCCAAGG GCAGAGAAAAACTATCATCCATGCCAGTTGGCGGAGCGGTCGCTGCTGGTGCCCCTGCAGCTCCTGCTGGTGGTGCAGCAGCTCCAGTTGAAGAGAAGAAAG agGAAAAAAAGCCGGCTAAGGAAGAATCTGAATCCGAGGACGACGACATGGGCTTTGGCCTGTTTGACTAA